From the genome of Deltaproteobacteria bacterium:
GCTTCAAGTTCATCGGCGGGGGCTTCGGCTGGAAGCGGAAGCTCGCCGCCCTCGTGGAGCGGGTCGAGGCCGAGGCCGCCTCTGCCAAGCGCGGCGGGGAAGCCCGCTAGGCGGACCGCCGCCTCCCTGCCGATGGTCCTGAAGGGTCAGTACCTCGAGCGGCCCGTGCTCATCCGGGTGGGGGAGCTCTGCCTGGAGGGGCTCTACCACCGCGGTGATCACGTTCGGCCGGTCCTGATCCTCCCGCCGCACCCCCAGCTCGGGGGCTCGATGGACAGCCCGGTCGTCGCCGAGCTGGCCTGGGCCCTGACCCGGGCGGGCCACCCCACCCTGAGGATGAACTACCGCGGGGTCGGCGCCTCCCAGGGCGAGTGGGAGGGGGGGGAGCACGACGTGGGGGACCTGCGCCAGGCGGTCGAGCACCTGGCGGAGACCACCGGAGCGGCTCCCGAGGGAGGCGTGGCCCTGGTGGGCTACTCCTACGGCGCCGATCTCACCCTGAGGGCGCTGGCCGGCGGCCTGCGAGCCGCCGCGGTGATCCTGATCGCGCCGCCGGTGACCCTCCTCGATCCCTCCGAGCACCTCCGCGTCCTGCCGGAGACCTTCGCGCGCACCGGGGAGCTGGTCACCTTCTGCGGTGACGAGGACGAGGTCGCGCCCCCCGCGCGGGTGGCGGAGGTCTTCGGCCTGCTGGGCGAGCGGCACCGGGAGGAGCGGATCCCCGGCGCCGACCACGTCTTCCGGGTGGGGCTGCAGAGCCTGGGGCAGCAGGTGGCGCAGGCCGCCGGCAAGCCGGTCCGCCGCTAGGGGGCGCCCCTAGTTCACGCAGAGCAGGACGACCCAGGCCTGCTCCAGGCCCTCGCGCAGGCCGACCGCGGCCCCCAGGCCCAGCTCCCGGCAGTCGGGGTGGAGCGCCGCCGGCGCGGTGGCCGCCCGCAAGACCTCGGGGGCGACCACCACGTCCACGAACGCGCCCCGCGGCCGGGGCTCCCGGTCCCGCAGCAGCTCCGTGGCCCTGGCGGTGGCCCCGGGGTCGCGGGTCCTGCCCGCCGCGGCCAGCTGACCGGCCAGGGTCTGGGCGACCTCGTCCAGCTCGGGATCGCGCCGGGCGGGGCCGAGGCTCGCCGCCCGCCGCTCCTCGCGGATCGCCTGGTAGAGCTCGAGGAGCGCGCGCTGGCGATCCAGCTCCCGGGCCAGAGGGGTGGCCAGGGGGGGCGGGCGCGAGCCCGTGAGGAGGACGGCCAGGTACACCCCGTCGCCGGTCTCCTCGGTGCCGATGCCCACCTTGTCGGCGCGGGTCTCGAGGAGGGCACCCCGGTGGGCCGGGCTGGCGAGCAGGCTCTCGAAGGCCAGGCGCACGCTCGGCCCGAGGGCCACGTCCTCGGCCAGGAAGCGGTGGCGGAAGCCCGCGCTCTCCAGGAGGGTCCGGGCGTTGGGGCCGCGCTCGGGCTCGTGGACCACCCGGCGCTCGGCGGCCATGGTCCGGGCCCGGGTCAGGGCGGCCGCGTCCAGAGTGGCGTCCCGGCGCAGGGGCTCGAGCCCCTCGGCCTGGCGCAGCCGGGCGAGGAGCAGGTGGGCCTGATCGGTCGGGGGCCGGTCGTCGCCCTCCCCGGGGCCCGGGGCGCCGGTGGTCGCCACGCGTGCGGGCGCCTCGGGCTCCGGGACCTCCACCCAGAGGGGAGCGAGGAGGCCCACCTCCGGGCCGTGGCCGCGATCGACGATGAGCTGGAAGCGATACTCCCCCGCCTCGCTCAGGGCGGGGAGGCGCAGATCGAAGCTCCCCGGGGAGGCGGGGAGGGAGAGCTTCACGGGGCGGGTCTCCCCCCCCGGGGTCTGGAGCAGCGCCTCCCTCAACCTCACGTCCTTCGCCAGCAGGCCCTCCACCCGGGGCCGGCTGCCCCGGCCGGGCCGGCGGGGGAAGGGCGCGGGCAGCACCACCCCCTCGATCGAGAGGAGCACCCCCACGGCGCCGTCGGGGAGGGGGGCGAGGCCGAGGCCGATGCGGTGCCCCTCCGGGATCCGCCCGGCCGCCTTCTCGAGCTCGTCCAGGACCACGACGTAGCGGGCGTCCTGGACCAGGATGGCGTGCACCCGGGGATCGGGCACCCCCTGCCGCAGGGCGAGGAAGGGTGCCCAGCGGGCCAGGAGGTCCCGCTCGGCCCCCTCCAGGGTGCCGCCGGCGGAGGCGACGCGCCGGGCGAGCAGGCGGGCGGCGTCACAGAGCGCCCCGTCCACGGGCCGGGGCCAGGCGGCCGGATCGCAGAGCAGGCGGGTGGGGACCCGCTGCCCGTAGCTGGTCGCGGCCGGCAGCTCCAGGGGCGCCGCGGCCAAACTCGCGGGCCGGAGGGCGAGCAGGCCCAGGAGGGCGAGGGTCCGGGCGCGCGCCCTCACTCGGCCTCCGGGGGCGCCTTCGCCTCCGCAGCGGCGGGGACGAGGGCGATCCCGACCTGCGCCAGGCGCGCCTGGATCGCCTGGGGTTTGAAGCCCACGATGAGCTCTCCGTGGATGTCGGTCACCGGGATTCCCCGGGAGCTCTGGCCGGCGGCCTTCAGCTTGGCGGCCAGCTCCGCGGCGGCGCTGGGATCCTCGTCGATGTCCCGCTCGGTGTACGCCACCGAGTTCTCCTTCAGGAAGGCCTTCACCTTCTTGCAGAAGCCACACCAGACGGCGGAGTAGACCAGCACCTGCTGGTGCTTCAGGAGCGCGGCGCCATCGAGGGGCCGGTCGCCGCCGAGCTCCCGGAGGTCGACCCTCGAGTAGGTGGGCTCGTCGCCGCTGAAGTCGGCGACGGTCACCTCGTCGGCGAGGGCGACCTTCGCGCCGCCCCCCAGCTGGCTCAAGACGACGCGCTCCCGGGCGAAGGGCGGGACCTCCTCGATCGACGAGGCGAGGTGGGGGCGCCCCCGGGCGTCGTACCAGGTCAGCACCGGGCTATCCGGGAGATCCGCCGCCCGCACCGGCGCGGGCTCGGCCGGCGCGGCCTCTGGCGCCGTGGGCCCCTCGCCGGAGGAGGCCCCCGCGGCCGGGCCGGGGGAGCCCTCCTGGAGGTCCTTGCGGGGGTCCTCACAGGCGGGGCCGGCGAGGGCGCCCAGGGCGAGGAGGAGCAGCAGCGCGGGGAGCGCCCGGCGGTCAGTAGTTCGTGCGCACACGATCGGCCTCGAAGCCCGACGCGAGGAGGAGGCGGCGCAGGTCGTCCTGCATCGCGCGTGGGCCGCAGAGAAAGGCCGAGCTCGCCCCGGGGTCGAGGTCGAGGCCGGCGAGGTGGTCCTGGACGTGTCCGCGGGCGCCCTCCCAGCCCGGGGCCTCCCGCGAGACCACGACCAGCAGGCGGATCCCCGCGGCGCGCCAGCCCTCGTGCTCCTCGGGGTAGGCGAGGGCGGCGGGGCCGCTCACCCCGTGCAGGAGGGTCACGGGGCCGAAGGCGGCGGGGGCGGCGAGGACCTCCCGGAGCACCGAGCGAAGGGCGGAGATGCCCGAGCCGCCCGCCACCAGCAGCAGGGGGCGGCCGGCCTGCTCGGCGAGTCCGAAGCCCGCGCCCTCGGCGCCGCTCACCTCCACCGCGCTGCCACCGCCGCCGAGGTGCGCCAGGATCTCGTCCACCGCGCCGCCGCCGGGCTGGAGGAGCAGCTCCCAGGGGCTGCCGTCGGTGGGCGCCGAGGCCAGCGCCAGGTAGGCCACCGCCTCGCCGCCGGGGCAGCGGACGCGCAGGTACTGCCCGGGCCGCTGGTAGGTCCCGGTGAGGCCGGCCGCCGCCGCGTCCAGCTTCAGGCCCCAGCCCGAAGTGCCGCGATCCTGCCGCTCGAGGACCTCCACGGTGGTGAATTCCACATCGCTCATGGCGTGGTAGCCTAGCCCGCGATGTGCAGCCGGAAAAGAGCGCTCTCCCCGATGATCATCCCTCTGCTGCTGACCTCCCTGGCCTGCGGCCCCTCGCCCTCCACCTCCGATGGCGGTGACGCCGGATCGCCCGACGGCGGCGGCGAGGGCCCCCGCTTCGTCCAGGCTCCCCGGGTGCAGAGCACCGAGGCGCGGGCGCTGGTCCTCGCGTGGGAGACCGACGTGCCCACCCACGCCGAGGTCGCCTGGCTCGGGGGTGGGGACACGGGGGTGACGACCGCCGGAGACTTCCTCACGGCCCGCACGATCCGGGTCGAGGGCCTCCCGCCCGGGCGCAGCCTGCGCCTCCAGGTGGTCGCCTACGACCAGGGGAACCGGGCCGTCGGCGCCGCCCTGGAGGCGCGGACCGGCCTGCTGCGTACCAGCCCCGCCCGGGTCCTCTTCGACGCTGCCCACGGCCAGCGGGCGGGCAACGCCGACTGGATCGTCGACACCTCGGGGCGGGATCCCACCCCGGCGAACCCCTCGGTGGAGGACGACTGGAACGGGGCCTACTCGGCCTTCGGCGTCGACCTCGTGAGGACCGGCCGCTTCGTCGTCGAGATCCTCACCGACGGGGAGAGCTTCGGCCAGGGCGGGGTCGCCCTCGCGGGCTACGATCTGGTGGTCATCCCCGAGCCCAACAACCGCCTCGGTGGCACCGAGATCGACGCCCTCGACGCCTACCTCCGGGGAGGGGGGGGGCTGCTGCTGATCGGCAACCATGGCGGCTCCGACCGGGACAACGACGGCTGGGACGCGGTGGACGTGCTGAACGAGGCCCTGCAGGGCAAGGCCTGGGGCGCGGCCCTGATCGGTGACCGCCTCTCCGGGGCCGCCCGGGCGACCCCCGACGACGCCCTCACCGACGGCCCCTTCGGGACGGCGGACGCGCTCGGCGCCTTCGCCGGCAGTAGCGTTCGCCTCGAGGCGGGCCTCGACACCGACCTGCGGGTCGTGGCCTCGGTCCCGGGGAGGGCCACCCTGGCCTTGGCCGGGAGGGTGGGGCAGGGGCGGCTGCTCCTCCACGGGGACTCCTCCGCGGCGGACGACGGCACCGATAGCGGTGGAAACACCAATATTTACGATGCCTGGCACGACCCGGAGCAGACCAACGCGGCCTTCTTCCTGAACGCCGCCTCCTGGCTCGCCGGCGAGTACTGACCCACTCCTCCCCGGGGGCTCGTATGTAAGGCGGGTCACGGTGCCGGGGTGACCGAATCTGTTAGGGTCTCGACCTCGGCCCCGGGTGGAGATCGGACCGGCTCCCGGGCCAGAGCCATGTGATGTTGCAACTGGAGGCGTAGTGATGATTCGGCTGGCGAGAACCCTCGGTGCGACCCTCCTGGTCGCGGGACTGCTCCTCGTCCCCCCTCGCGCGTTCGCGGGTGAGGCGGACGGCCCCGAGCCGGGCCTGACCCTGGACGGGCTCACCATCGTGCTCTCGATGAACCACGAGGACCCGAGCCCCGCGGATCTCGAGCCCTTCCGCCCGGGCCTCTACGAGAAGCTCGCCACGATCGAGTCGGATCTCTCGCGTCCGCGCATCGCCCGCATCCGCGCCCTCGCCGCGATGGCGCGCGAGGATGGCGACCGCACGATGCCCCGGGTCGCTGCCCTCATCGACGATCCCACCGCGGCGCCTCGCCTGCGGATCGCGGCCGGCTGGACCCTCGGCAACCCCCTGGCCCGGCACCCCGAGGCCGTGAGCACGCTGCAGCGCCTCCTCAAGGATCGGGACCCCGGCCTGCGAGAGCGGGCGGTCCTCTCCCTCAGCCTCGTCGGCACCCCCGAGGCGCTCAAGGTCCTCGAGCAGCACCGCCTCGTCGAGCGCAACGTCGTGGTGCGCACGGCGCTGCGGGAGGCGGCGGCCGAGGCGCGCGGGCTGAAGGTGGAGCAGCTCCCCCGCGAGGGTGCGGCCCGGCCCGCGGCCCTGCTGCATCGTGACCTGGAGGCCACCGTGGGCGCCGAGGTGATCCGATGAAGACCCTGCGCAACACGATCCTCTCCTCGGCCTTCGGGCTCTCTCTGGCCCTGCTCACCTCCGGCTGCCTCGGCCTCTTCGGGGGTAGCGGCGGCGGCGGTGGTGGCGGTGGCGGAGCCGATCTCGGCGCCACCGGCGCGGCCTGCACCACGGGCGAGGACTGCGAGGAGGGCCTCGCCTGCCACGCCGGCCTGCCGGGTGGCTACTGCATCTCCCAGTGCTGGGACGCCTGCCCGGATGGCTCCACCTGCACCTACTTCGCCGGTCAGGACTGGTGCATGGGCGACTGCGCCGCCGACGGCGACTGCCGCGAGGGCTACATCTGCCGCAACTCGGTCTGCCAGCCTCCCTGCGTCACCGACCGCGACTGTGCCGATGGCCTCTCCTGCCAGAACGGCTCCTGCGTGAGCGGTGGGATCGGCGCGGGCTGCTCGAGCCCCGCCGACTGCGCTGCCGACCTCTCCTGCGCCCCCGGGCTGCCGGGCGGCTACTGCACCCGCTCTTGTGAGACCGAGGCCTGTCCGACGGGCACCGCCTGCACGACCTACGGTGGCTCCTCGTACTGCTTCGACTCCTGCCTCTCCTCCTCCGACTGCCGCTCGGGCTACGTCTGCAGCGCGGGCGTCTGCGATCAGGCCTGCGCCTCCGACGCCGACTGCTCGGGCGGTGAGCTCTGCATCAACTCTGCCTGCGTGGGCAGCGGGGTGGGGGATCCCTGCCAGGTCGGCACCGACTGCCAGAGCCCCCTGGGCTGCTACCGCGGCATCCCCGAGGGCTACTGCACCGAGGCCTGCACCAGCGGCGCCGACTGCCCGGCGGGCTCGACCTGCGGCAACCTGCGCGGCAGCCGGATGTGCGTGGCGGTCTGCCGGGCCGACGCCGACTGCGGCAGCGGCCAGCGCTGCTTCGGTGGCGCCTGCGTGATCCCCTGCACCCAGGACAGCGAGTGCCTCGACGGCTACTGCGACACCAGCAGCGGCCAGTGCCGCAGCACGACCGCCGGCTCGGGCAACACCGAGGTGATCGACTACGGCACCATCACCCCCGGGTCGACCCAGTCGATCCCGGTGGACGCCCAGACCTTCGCGTTCACCATCTCGGTGGTCGGGGTCTCGGGCTCCAACTACGCCATCACCTCGGTGCGCCGCCCCGACGGCACCCAGCTGGTCTCGAACGACCTCTGGACGGGTCAGCTCCGGGTCTCGCCAGGCGACCAGTACGGCGCCATCACGGTGCCCAACGCCGACAACTCCAACCTCTACATGAGGCCGGGCACCTGGACCTGGCAGTTCCAGTCCGACTACGGCCGCACCGGCAGGGCCTACGCCTTCATCAAGAAGTCCTCCACGGGGCAGCACGTCGGTGGCAACATCCCGATGCGGCTCTATCTGGCGCCCAACGCCATCCCGGGCGTCACGGCCTCGAACGCGGCCTCGAACAGCCACGTCCAGGGTGCCATCGATCGCTTCCGCCACTTCTACCGGGATCAGGCCGACATCGACCTCTCCTCGATCGAGTACACCGACATCGCCGCCTCCTACACCGACGTGACCTCTGGCAGCGAGTACACCGGGATGTTCGCCCAGTACGCCCGGGACGGTGAGCTCTCCGTCTTCTGGGTCCGCTCTCTCTCCGTGGGCGGCTCCTCCGAGGTCGCCGGCATCGCGGGCGGCATTCCGGGACCCCCCCGGGCCGGCGCGACCCTCTCCTCGGGCGTCGTGGTCGAGGTGCAGGACTACTCCCGGCTCACCGGCGACGACATGGCGCACGAGGTCGGCCACTTCCAGGGCCTCTACCACGTGACGGAGACCGACGGCCGAACTCACGATCGGCTGAGCGACACGCCGCAGTGCCCCGACCTCTACAGCTGCACCGCGGGCTACTACCAGCTGATGTTCCCGGCGCTGACCGGCTACCAGGACACCTTGACCCCCGCCTCCGTGATGGCGGTCCAGGGCAACGCCGTCTCCGACTGACCCCCCCCTCTCCCTCTCCCCCTCCCCTCCCTCCCCTCCCTGGAGGTCCCTGGAGGTGCCCCTGGAGGTGCCAGGGGATTGTCAGAAAAGGCACGAATCGAGACCGATGCGGCGACTGACTCGAGGAGAGTCGCCGCCGGGATTCGAGCCGGACCTCGAGGGTGTCACTCCGATCGCCTGGGAAATCGGACGATCGATGGTGTTGTGACACCCAAGCCCGCTGACTGGGAGGGCCGGGCACGACGGGACCGGCCCTTTGAGCGGGTGAGAGGGGGGTGGCGGTGTCGGCGAGTCGCTTCGGCGGCTATCCTGTCTCGGGCACCACCATCGAGAGCACCATCGCGTGGGGCGGGAAGCCGAGCTCCGGTAGAAGATCGCGTAGGAGCTCGGCCGCGAATCGGTAGGCCGTCACATAGGACCGATAGGCCTCCCGGAAGGCGTTGCGCATCGCGCGGGTACTGGCATGGCACAAGGGAGCGTTGCTTCGCTTGACCTGCATCGGACGGTAGTGTGGCGAGCGAGGTCGAGCGCGCACTTTCCGAGCCTTCCCAGCCTTCGTGCCGGGGAAGCACATCGCCGCTTCATTCACGACGGTCAGAGCGCGTTGCTGCCGTTCCCCCGCCGAGAGTCCTTCCCAGATCGGCGTGAGCTCGGCGCGCCCCGAGGTCGATCCGCACTGACTCCAGGAAGGCCTTCACGTCGCGGTTCATGGTGACGAGTTTGTCGAGAGTGGACCAGTCGAGATCATCCTTCGGGCGGGCCGGATGGATGATCGCGCTGTTGTTCGGCTCTTCCAGTTGGAGATGGATGGCGCCAATCCCGAACGCGCTGGACAGGCGCGTCAGCTCACCCACGAACTCGGGATCGTCCCGCCACTCCGCGGCGACGAGGTAGCCCTCGTGCGCCCACGATGAGTTGGATACGGCCTGGAAGAAGCTCTCCCGCAAGTTGCCAAAATTGACCCGCCGCTTGACCTCGAAGGAGTAGAGACGAAGGAGAGGCGCCTGCATGGCGAAGCCGAAGTCGACGGTCACTTCCTCGTCCAGCGCGGTCATAGGAAAGAGCGCGCCAATGAGATCCGGGTGGACCCACTCCCCGAACGCCTTCTTCTTGCTCGTGGAATGGTTGATGGTCTTGACCCTGACGCCCCCAAGCTTCTCCTTCGCGAACGCCGCGACGAGGGGGTGAAGTTCCTTCTCCAGGTATCCGGGGCCCCGAGACCGGCCCTTCTTGTTCGGCTCCGTGTCCGCATCGTCCTCCGGAGCGACCGTATCCGGCGACCAACCCTTCGGGAGCGGCCTGCTCTTCAGCCAGAACCGTACTGGCCGCCGCCCGACGCGAAGAAAGGGGGTCTCGGGGTTGTCCTTAGAGTCGACGTAGATCTGCGCAGCCATGGTCTCCCACGGCGTCGCCCCACGGGAATTGAGCTTCTTCGTGAAGCCGCTCCCCTCCGTTTCCGTACGATGCAGGGCCTTCGCTTACGAAGATGACGCCCACAATACTCCGGGTTCTGAAGTTGACTAGGCACGCTTCCTCACCCTCCGACTATCGACCCTCCCCACCTCGCCGCGGCGCAAGGCGGACGTGAGAGCACTTTTCAGGGCTTTCCGTGCGGGTTGCGACAGCCGAGCGAAGCCCAAAGATGTGGACCTTTCGCGAAGACCCCTCTGCCCCTGGGGGGGCTGCTGATCAGGTCTGCCTCCGACACTCCGGGACGCCGGCGCTGTCAGGGGGGGCTGGTAGACCGGCCCCATGAACGATCTGGCCGAAGCTCGCCTCATGCTCCTCGACCTCTGCCACGGCAAGACCGACCCGCTGCCGTCGGAGCTGCTCGTGGCGCAGGTGCTCGCCCACCACGGCGACGCTTCCTGGGCGGTGAAGCGAGAGGCCATGGCCGCGGTCCTGCGCAGGCTGGCCTCGGGGCGGCGCGAGGGCCTGAAGGTCGCCTCAGGGCCCGCCGGTGGGGAGCCCCTCGGTCTCTACCGGACGCGCCGTCGCCGGGCGGCACTCCGGCCCTACCGCACGGTCCTGCGCGGCCTGGCGCCGCTCGAGACGAGCTGCGACTGTCCCGACTTCCTGCGCAACTCGCTGGGCCTGTGCAAGCACGCGCTGGCGGTGCTCACCGACCTCGCGGCCCGGCCTCGCCGCT
Proteins encoded in this window:
- a CDS encoding alpha/beta hydrolase, with product MVLKGQYLERPVLIRVGELCLEGLYHRGDHVRPVLILPPHPQLGGSMDSPVVAELAWALTRAGHPTLRMNYRGVGASQGEWEGGEHDVGDLRQAVEHLAETTGAAPEGGVALVGYSYGADLTLRALAGGLRAAAVILIAPPVTLLDPSEHLRVLPETFARTGELVTFCGDEDEVAPPARVAEVFGLLGERHREERIPGADHVFRVGLQSLGQQVAQAAGKPVRR
- a CDS encoding CAP domain-containing protein, which codes for MRARARTLALLGLLALRPASLAAAPLELPAATSYGQRVPTRLLCDPAAWPRPVDGALCDAARLLARRVASAGGTLEGAERDLLARWAPFLALRQGVPDPRVHAILVQDARYVVVLDELEKAAGRIPEGHRIGLGLAPLPDGAVGVLLSIEGVVLPAPFPRRPGRGSRPRVEGLLAKDVRLREALLQTPGGETRPVKLSLPASPGSFDLRLPALSEAGEYRFQLIVDRGHGPEVGLLAPLWVEVPEPEAPARVATTGAPGPGEGDDRPPTDQAHLLLARLRQAEGLEPLRRDATLDAAALTRARTMAAERRVVHEPERGPNARTLLESAGFRHRFLAEDVALGPSVRLAFESLLASPAHRGALLETRADKVGIGTEETGDGVYLAVLLTGSRPPPLATPLARELDRQRALLELYQAIREERRAASLGPARRDPELDEVAQTLAGQLAAAGRTRDPGATARATELLRDREPRPRGAFVDVVVAPEVLRAATAPAALHPDCRELGLGAAVGLREGLEQAWVVLLCVN
- a CDS encoding glutaredoxin family protein, translating into MCARTTDRRALPALLLLLALGALAGPACEDPRKDLQEGSPGPAAGASSGEGPTAPEAAPAEPAPVRAADLPDSPVLTWYDARGRPHLASSIEEVPPFARERVVLSQLGGGAKVALADEVTVADFSGDEPTYSRVDLRELGGDRPLDGAALLKHQQVLVYSAVWCGFCKKVKAFLKENSVAYTERDIDEDPSAAAELAAKLKAAGQSSRGIPVTDIHGELIVGFKPQAIQARLAQVGIALVPAAAEAKAPPEAE
- a CDS encoding NAD-binding oxidoreductase; translation: MSDVEFTTVEVLERQDRGTSGWGLKLDAAAAGLTGTYQRPGQYLRVRCPGGEAVAYLALASAPTDGSPWELLLQPGGGAVDEILAHLGGGGSAVEVSGAEGAGFGLAEQAGRPLLLVAGGSGISALRSVLREVLAAPAAFGPVTLLHGVSGPAALAYPEEHEGWRAAGIRLLVVVSREAPGWEGARGHVQDHLAGLDLDPGASSAFLCGPRAMQDDLRRLLLASGFEADRVRTNY
- a CDS encoding HEAT repeat domain-containing protein, encoding MIRLARTLGATLLVAGLLLVPPRAFAGEADGPEPGLTLDGLTIVLSMNHEDPSPADLEPFRPGLYEKLATIESDLSRPRIARIRALAAMAREDGDRTMPRVAALIDDPTAAPRLRIAAGWTLGNPLARHPEAVSTLQRLLKDRDPGLRERAVLSLSLVGTPEALKVLEQHRLVERNVVVRTALREAAAEARGLKVEQLPREGAARPAALLHRDLEATVGAEVIR
- a CDS encoding HTH domain-containing protein; the protein is MHRTETEGSGFTKKLNSRGATPWETMAAQIYVDSKDNPETPFLRVGRRPVRFWLKSRPLPKGWSPDTVAPEDDADTEPNKKGRSRGPGYLEKELHPLVAAFAKEKLGGVRVKTINHSTSKKKAFGEWVHPDLIGALFPMTALDEEVTVDFGFAMQAPLLRLYSFEVKRRVNFGNLRESFFQAVSNSSWAHEGYLVAAEWRDDPEFVGELTRLSSAFGIGAIHLQLEEPNNSAIIHPARPKDDLDWSTLDKLVTMNRDVKAFLESVRIDLGARRAHADLGRTLGGGTAATRSDRRE